One stretch of Armigeres subalbatus isolate Guangzhou_Male chromosome 2, GZ_Asu_2, whole genome shotgun sequence DNA includes these proteins:
- the LOC134210072 gene encoding uncharacterized protein LOC134210072: MKISLATPLVTLFSLHIIVIAIVRAEHDGKYSKNRYGTGNHGKYVHTNGGDYVEDVDRYRYVHYDDGDRGRYIHVHFPYDGGYGNYAGGHEPFRNPPYDASGLYAYVQKPKNESCLRLLEQYYNTCSDSSLDNPFKSNEYDIKQPSIYLEYGTPEPEFVDASSPQGKLSSASSAREHDPRISSFPATAYLPVPKPPRNEYLPPVRPKLNSSSKLISTKVVDINSKPIRAVSGQESKIESITKNPDITRNHVTVANRKIPESTTTTASPTTTATTPAFTRAPTKVTAPVSTRTLIKVTSQASTRASTRVTTPRPTSAFSSTKTTTSTRSPKTTVPLPSIEEQLHQCRSELQAALLKLSHSGRSKCDLRFGHIFRTYINRIILSFGDISLADTVWKNVLKCIFGEAMKCLIVLSLLAVGCALAQNYNDGQYYPEVYAAKFDDGKWRPDNSGAYQGRTGVAKTSSGVGGVGLSGAGGFGSSGVGGSGSSRVGSFGSSGVKGFGSSGAGGVGLSGVGGFGSSGLGGVGSRFAGASVGGSGVAASGSSGNSFGAGASNSGSNNAFSAGGGLSSSKKFKTSSDESSDASKIGVKEDTRELNEDGSYYYKIVNDNNIEFSESGRVENVGTDDEAMRATGYYEYIGDDGVLYRVDYVADENGFQPTGSHLPTPPPIPNEILQSLQQRGLIRK; the protein is encoded by the exons GTCACCCTCTTCAGCTTACACATTATAGTTATAGCCATAGTTCGGGCGGAGCATGATGGAAAATACAGCAAAAATCGATATGGAACTGGAAATCACGGCAAATATGTCCACACAAATGGAG GTGATTATGTAGAAGATGTAGATCGCTATCGCTACGTTCATTACGACGATGGCGATCGAGGTCGCTACATCCATGTGCACTTTCCGTACGACGGCGGATACGGCAACTACGCGGGTGGTCACGAGCCCTTCCGTAATCCGCCGTACGACGCTTCTGGATTGTATGCGTACGTTCAGAAACCGAAAAACGAATCCTGTTTACGGTTACTAGAACAGTATTATAACACTTGCAGCGATTCCAGCTTGGATAATCCATTCAAGTCCAATGAATATGATATCAAGCAGCCCTCGATTTATCTGGAGTACGGTACTCCCGAGCCGGAATTCGTCGATGCATCATCACCTCAGGGAAAACTATCGTCGGCTTCTTCTGCTAGAGAACATGATCCACGAATATCCAGCTTCCCGGCCACGGCTTACCTTCCTGTTCCAAAACCACCACGGAATGAATATCTTCCCCCAGTACGACCAAAATTGAACAGCTCCAGCAAGTTGATTTCCACAAAAGTAGTCGATATCAATTCGAAACCGATTCGAGCCGTCAGTGGCCAGGAATCCAAAATTGAATCAATCACCAAGAATCCAGACATAACTCGGAACCACGTGACCGTGGCAAACAGAAAAATACCCGAATCGACTACTACAACTGCATCGCCTACCACAACGGCGACAACTCCTGCATTTACTAGAGCTCCTACGAAGGTAACAGCTCCTGTGTCCACCAGAACTTTAATCAAGGTCACATCTCAGGCATCGACCAGAGCTTCAACCAGAGTTACAACTCCAAGACCTACCAGTGCCTTCTCTTCCACAAAGACCACGACGTCAACGCGGTCACCTAAAACTACCGTGCCACTGCCGTCCATCGAGGAACAGCTTCATCAGTGTCGATCAGAACTGCAGGCAGCGCTGCTCAAGCTGAGCCACAGTGGCCGTTCCAAATGTGACT TAAGGTTTGGCCACATTTTTCGCACCTATATAAACAGAATCATCTTGAGTTTTGGGGACATCAGTTTGGCAGATACCGTCTGGAAGAACGTTTTGAAGTGCATCTTCGGTGAAGCAATGAAGTGTCTAATTGTG TTATCGCTGTTGGCAGTGGGTTGTGCCCTGGCCCAAAACTACAACGATGGACAGTACTACCCGGAGGTGTACGCTGCAAAATTCGACGATGGAAAGTGGCGTCCGGATAATAGTGGGGCATACCAGGGACGTACTGGTGTAGCAA AAACTTCGTCTGGTGTTGGAGGTGTTGGTTTATCTGGTGCCGGAGGTTTTGGGTCATCTGGAGTTGGCGGTTCCGGCTCGTCTAGAGTTGGAAGTTTTGGCTCATCCGGAGTTAAAGGATTTGGTTCATCAGGAGCTGGAGGTGTCGGTTTATCTGGAGTTGGAGGTTTTGGCTCATCAGGACTAGGAGGTGTAGGCAGTCGCTTCGCAGGTGCTTCCGTCGGAGGAAGTGGAGTAGCTGCCTCAGGTTCATCAGGAAACTCTTTTGGAGCTGGCGCTTCGAATAGTGGTTCAAACAATGCCTTTTCTGCTGGTGGTGGTCTATCCAGCAGCAAAAAGTTTAAGACTAGCTCCGACGAGTCTTCGGATGCCAGTAAGATTGGCGTCAAAGAAGACACCCGAGAGTTAAACGAAGATGGTTCATACTACTACAAGATAGTAAATGATAATAATATTGAATTTTCGGAATCAGGACGAGTGGAAAACGTTGGAACAGATGATGAAGCTATGCGCGCTACGGGATATTATGAATACATCGGCGACGACGGTGTTCTGTACCGAGTAGACTACGTGGCCGACGAAAATGGTTTCCAACCAACGGGCTCTCATTTGCCAACTCCACCACCtattccaaatgaaattttgcaATCTTTGCAACAACGAGGACTGATTCGCAAATAA